A region of Gottschalkia purinilytica DNA encodes the following proteins:
- a CDS encoding phosphopentomutase, whose product MISNVTLIVLDSVGVGELPDASEYGDEGSNTVSNILKTVKNVQLPNLSKLGLGKIDSVHGLDSPENVIGCYGKSKEKSKGKDTTTGHWEISGIILDEPFPTFPNGFPSEIIKKFEKSIKTKILGNKVASGTAIIEELGEKHMETGYPIVYTSADSVFQIAAHEDIIPLNRLYEICKIARELLQGQYGVGRVIARPFIGEKGKFTRTSNRKDFSIEPIGETILDKIKSSEYEVMAVGKIEDIFSGRGITKSMHTEDNMDGVDKTIEFMKMHKKGLIFTNLVDFDMKYGHRNDPENYAKALEDFDRRLPEIMNNLNNDEVLIITADHGCDPTTESTDHSREYIPILIYGEKIKKDVNIGVRETFADIGETILDLLSIEKLKNGTSFSKKILK is encoded by the coding sequence TTAAAAATGTTCAACTCCCTAATCTATCTAAACTTGGATTAGGAAAGATAGATAGTGTTCATGGATTAGATTCACCTGAAAATGTGATTGGTTGTTATGGCAAGTCGAAAGAAAAGTCAAAAGGAAAAGACACTACGACAGGTCATTGGGAAATAAGTGGTATTATATTAGATGAACCATTCCCTACTTTTCCCAATGGATTTCCAAGTGAAATTATAAAAAAATTTGAAAAATCAATAAAAACAAAGATTTTAGGAAATAAAGTAGCTTCAGGGACTGCTATTATAGAAGAGTTAGGTGAAAAACATATGGAAACAGGATATCCTATAGTTTATACTTCTGCAGATAGTGTTTTTCAGATTGCTGCTCATGAAGACATAATTCCTTTAAATAGATTATATGAGATATGTAAAATAGCTAGAGAACTATTACAAGGGCAATATGGGGTAGGAAGAGTTATAGCAAGACCATTTATAGGAGAAAAAGGTAAGTTTACTAGAACTTCGAATAGAAAAGATTTTTCTATAGAACCTATTGGGGAAACTATATTAGATAAAATTAAATCATCTGAGTATGAAGTTATGGCTGTAGGAAAAATAGAGGATATATTTTCAGGACGTGGAATTACTAAAAGTATGCATACTGAAGATAATATGGATGGGGTAGATAAAACTATAGAATTCATGAAGATGCATAAAAAGGGATTAATATTCACAAATCTTGTAGACTTTGATATGAAGTATGGTCACAGAAATGATCCAGAAAACTATGCTAAAGCATTAGAAGATTTTGATAGAAGATTACCAGAAATAATGAATAATCTAAATAATGATGAGGTTTTAATCATTACTGCTGATCATGGTTGTGATCCTACAACAGAAAGTACAGATCATTCTAGAGAATATATTCCTATACTTATCTATGGAGAAAAGATAAAAAAAGATGTTAATATTGGAGTAAGGGAAACATTTGCAGACATAGGAGAAACCATACTAGATTTACTAAGTATAGAAAAACTAAAAAACGGAACTAGTTTTTCAAAAAAAATTTTAAAGTAA